The Falco rusticolus isolate bFalRus1 chromosome 15, bFalRus1.pri, whole genome shotgun sequence genome has a segment encoding these proteins:
- the SLC9A5 gene encoding sodium/hydrogen exchanger 5 isoform X1, whose protein sequence is MQPPAASPGPAAPAGAELLRWQWREVQAPCLVAAWILVASLAKIVFHLSRKVTSIVPESCLLILLGLGLGGIVLAVAKKAEYQLEPNMFFLFLLPPIVLDSGYFMPSRLFFDNIGAILTYAVVGTLWNSFTTGTALWGLHRAGLMDPGVEAGLMDFLLFGSLISAVDPVAVLAVFEEVHVNETLFIIVFGESLLNDAVTVVLYKVFNSFVELGPAHIHATDYVKGVASFFLVSLGGTAVGLLFAFLLALITRFTKRVRIIEPLFVFLLAYVAYLAAEMVSLSSILAVTFCGICCKKYVEANISQKSRTTVKYTMKTLASSSETIIFMFLGISAVDTSKWAWDTALVLGTLFFILLFRAVGVVLQTYVLNRFRLIPLDRIDQVVMSYGGLRGAVAFALVILLDRTKVKAKDYFVATTIVVVFFTVIVQGLTIKPLVTWLKVKRSDHHKPTLNEELHEHAFDHILAAVEDIVGHHGYHYWRDKWEQFDKKYLSQVLMRKSAYRLRDEIWDVYYKLNIRDAISFVDQGGHVLSAAKLALPSMPSRTSMSESSVTNLLRESGSGACLDLQVIDTVRSRRDKEDAAMHHVLRGSLYKPRRRYKASYSRHFISPDTQERQDKEVFRQNMKRRLETFKSTKHNVCSSKNKARLKEKGRKKKNISLTKETPNGKTHRNIPWQEAAPVLVMVSSEEEESDSSETEREDDEGIVFIARATDEVLQGKTAPGSLDVCPSPCIIPPSPTLAEKELPWKGDQADLAVYVSSETTKIVPVDMQKAWNQSISSLESIASPPGIESGPQHRRFACPVLEEQPQSASQAMPEQSSCFQFPSHISKSGRSQSDSGPDGAEQQELQPLMATEEQGRVLPPTAEPRWLMFNRASHL, encoded by the exons ATGCAGCCCCCGGCagcctcccccggccccgccgccccggcgggCGCCGAGCTGCTGCGGTGGCAGTGGCGGGAGGTGCAAGCGCCCTGCCTGGTGGCCGCCTGGATCCTGGTGGCCAGCCTGGCCAAGATCG ttttccACCTGTCAAGGAAGGTGACATCCATTGTCCCAGAGAGCTGCCTTCTCATCCTGCTGGGCCTGGGCCTGGGGGGCATCGTGTTGGCCGTGGCAAAGAAAGCTGAGTACCAGCTGGAGCCCAAcatgttcttcctcttccttctgcccCCCATCGTCCTAGACTCGGGCTATttcatgcccagccggctgttCTTCGACAACATTGGTGCCATTCTCACCTATGCAGTGGTGGGCACGCTCTGGAACTCCTTCACCACTGGCACTGCGCTCTGGGGGCTGCATCGGGCCGGGCTCATGG ATCCAGGCGTCGAAGCTGGGCTGATGGATTTCCTGCTCTTCGGCAGCCTCATCTCCGCTGTGGATcctgtggcagtgctggctgtcTTCGAAGAGGTCCATGTAAATGAGACCCTCTTCATTATCGTGTTTGGCGAGTCTCTCCTGAATGATGCTGTCACTGTG GTGCTGTACAAGGTCTTCAACTCTTTTGTGGAGCTGGGCCCAGCGCACATCCATGCCACAGACTATGTGAAGGGGGTAG CATCCTTCTTCCTGGTGAGCCTGGGGggcacagctgtggggctgctcttCGCCTTCCTCCTGGCCCTGATCACGCGGTTCACCAAGCGTGTGCGCATCATCGAGCCACTCTTTGTCTTCCTCCTGGCCTACGTTGCATACCTTGCTGCCGAGATGGTCTCGCTTTCCTCCATCCTGGC AGTCACCTTTTGTGGGATCTGCTGCAAGAAGTATGTGGAAGCCAATATCTCCCAGAAATCCCGCACCACGGTCAAGTACACCATGAAGACACTGGCTAGCAGCTCAGAGACCATTATCTTCATGTTTCTGGGCATCTCGGCTGTGGACACCTCCAAGTGGGCATGGGACACAGCACTGGTGCTGGGTACCCTGTTCTTTATCCTGCTCTTCAGAGCTGTGG GTGTTGTCCTCCAGACCTACGTGCTCAACCGCTTCCGCCTCATCCCCCTGGACAGGATCGATCAGGTGGTCATGTCATATGGTGGCCTCCGCGGAGCCGTGGCTTTCGCCCTGGTCATCCTTCTGGACAGGACAAAGGTGAAAGCCAAGGACTACTTTGTGGCAACGACCATCGTGGTGGTGTTCTTCACTGTCATTGTGCAG GGCCTCACCATCAAACCCCTGGTGACATGGCTGAAGGTGAAACGCAGTGACCATCACAAGCCCACGCTGAATGAGGAGCTGCATGAGCAC GCCTTTGACCACATCCTGGCAGCGGTGGAGGACATCGTGGGGCACCATGGCTACCATTACTGGCGGGACAA GTGGGAACAGTTCGACAAGAAGTACCTGAGCCAGGTCCTGATGCGGAAATCTGCCTACAGGCTGCGGGACGAGATCTGGGATGTCTACTACAAGCTGAACATCCGTGATGCTATCAGCTTCGTTGACCAG GGTGGCCATGTGCTCTCGGCTGCCAAGCTGGCGCTGCCTTCCATGCCCAGCCGCACATCCATGTCAGAGTCATCGGTCACAAACCTCCT GAGGGAGAGCGGGAGCGGCGCATGCCTGGACCTGCAGGTGATCGACACGGTGCGGAGCCGCCGGGACAAGGAGGATGCTGCCATGCACCATGTGCTGCGAGGGAGCCTCTACAAGCCCCGCCGGCGG TACAAGGCCAGCTACAGCCGTCACTTCATCTCTCCAGATACACAAGAGCGCCAAGATAAAGAAGTCTTCCGGCAGAACATGAAGAGGCGTCTGGAGACCTTCAAGTCAACAAAGCATAATGTCTGCTCCTCCAAGAACAAGGCCAGGCTGAAAGAAAAGGGCAGGAAAAAG AAGAACATCTCTTTAACCAAAGAGACACCCAATGGGAAGACGCACAGAAACATCCCCTGGCAGGAGGCGG ctcctgtccTGGTGATGGTCAgttcagaggaggaggagagcgaTAGCTCggagacagagagagaggaTGACGAAGGGATTGTGTTCATCGCTCGAGCCACCGATGAGGTTCTGCAGGGAAAGACAGCTCCTG gcagcctggacgtctgccccagcccctgcatcATCCCACCATCGCCCACCTTGGCAGAGAAGGAGCTTCCATGGAAAGGAGACCAGGCTGATCTGGCTGTTTATGTCTCCTCGGAGACCACCAAAATCGTGCCAGTGGATATGCAGAAGGCGTGGAACCAAAGCATCTCCTCCCTGGAGAGCATCGCTTCCCCCCCAGGCATCGAGAGCGGACCTCAGCACCGGAGATttgcctgccctgtgctggaggagcaACCCCAGTCTGCGAGCCAGGCGATGCCAGAGCAGAGCTCCTGCTTCCAGTTCCCCAGCCACATCTCTAAGAGCGGCCGGTCGCAGAGTGACAGCGGCCCCgatggtgctgagcagcaggagctgcagcctttgATGGCCAcagaggagcagggcagggtgctgccccCCACCGCAGAGCCCAGGTGGCTGATGTTCAACAGAGCGAGCCACCTCTGA
- the SLC9A5 gene encoding sodium/hydrogen exchanger 5 isoform X2: MDFLLFGSLISAVDPVAVLAVFEEVHVNETLFIIVFGESLLNDAVTVVLYKVFNSFVELGPAHIHATDYVKGVASFFLVSLGGTAVGLLFAFLLALITRFTKRVRIIEPLFVFLLAYVAYLAAEMVSLSSILAVTFCGICCKKYVEANISQKSRTTVKYTMKTLASSSETIIFMFLGISAVDTSKWAWDTALVLGTLFFILLFRAVGVVLQTYVLNRFRLIPLDRIDQVVMSYGGLRGAVAFALVILLDRTKVKAKDYFVATTIVVVFFTVIVQGLTIKPLVTWLKVKRSDHHKPTLNEELHEHAFDHILAAVEDIVGHHGYHYWRDKWEQFDKKYLSQVLMRKSAYRLRDEIWDVYYKLNIRDAISFVDQGGHVLSAAKLALPSMPSRTSMSESSVTNLLRESGSGACLDLQVIDTVRSRRDKEDAAMHHVLRGSLYKPRRRYKASYSRHFISPDTQERQDKEVFRQNMKRRLETFKSTKHNVCSSKNKARLKEKGRKKKNISLTKETPNGKTHRNIPWQEAAPVLVMVSSEEEESDSSETEREDDEGIVFIARATDEVLQGKTAPGSLDVCPSPCIIPPSPTLAEKELPWKGDQADLAVYVSSETTKIVPVDMQKAWNQSISSLESIASPPGIESGPQHRRFACPVLEEQPQSASQAMPEQSSCFQFPSHISKSGRSQSDSGPDGAEQQELQPLMATEEQGRVLPPTAEPRWLMFNRASHL; this comes from the exons ATGGATTTCCTGCTCTTCGGCAGCCTCATCTCCGCTGTGGATcctgtggcagtgctggctgtcTTCGAAGAGGTCCATGTAAATGAGACCCTCTTCATTATCGTGTTTGGCGAGTCTCTCCTGAATGATGCTGTCACTGTG GTGCTGTACAAGGTCTTCAACTCTTTTGTGGAGCTGGGCCCAGCGCACATCCATGCCACAGACTATGTGAAGGGGGTAG CATCCTTCTTCCTGGTGAGCCTGGGGggcacagctgtggggctgctcttCGCCTTCCTCCTGGCCCTGATCACGCGGTTCACCAAGCGTGTGCGCATCATCGAGCCACTCTTTGTCTTCCTCCTGGCCTACGTTGCATACCTTGCTGCCGAGATGGTCTCGCTTTCCTCCATCCTGGC AGTCACCTTTTGTGGGATCTGCTGCAAGAAGTATGTGGAAGCCAATATCTCCCAGAAATCCCGCACCACGGTCAAGTACACCATGAAGACACTGGCTAGCAGCTCAGAGACCATTATCTTCATGTTTCTGGGCATCTCGGCTGTGGACACCTCCAAGTGGGCATGGGACACAGCACTGGTGCTGGGTACCCTGTTCTTTATCCTGCTCTTCAGAGCTGTGG GTGTTGTCCTCCAGACCTACGTGCTCAACCGCTTCCGCCTCATCCCCCTGGACAGGATCGATCAGGTGGTCATGTCATATGGTGGCCTCCGCGGAGCCGTGGCTTTCGCCCTGGTCATCCTTCTGGACAGGACAAAGGTGAAAGCCAAGGACTACTTTGTGGCAACGACCATCGTGGTGGTGTTCTTCACTGTCATTGTGCAG GGCCTCACCATCAAACCCCTGGTGACATGGCTGAAGGTGAAACGCAGTGACCATCACAAGCCCACGCTGAATGAGGAGCTGCATGAGCAC GCCTTTGACCACATCCTGGCAGCGGTGGAGGACATCGTGGGGCACCATGGCTACCATTACTGGCGGGACAA GTGGGAACAGTTCGACAAGAAGTACCTGAGCCAGGTCCTGATGCGGAAATCTGCCTACAGGCTGCGGGACGAGATCTGGGATGTCTACTACAAGCTGAACATCCGTGATGCTATCAGCTTCGTTGACCAG GGTGGCCATGTGCTCTCGGCTGCCAAGCTGGCGCTGCCTTCCATGCCCAGCCGCACATCCATGTCAGAGTCATCGGTCACAAACCTCCT GAGGGAGAGCGGGAGCGGCGCATGCCTGGACCTGCAGGTGATCGACACGGTGCGGAGCCGCCGGGACAAGGAGGATGCTGCCATGCACCATGTGCTGCGAGGGAGCCTCTACAAGCCCCGCCGGCGG TACAAGGCCAGCTACAGCCGTCACTTCATCTCTCCAGATACACAAGAGCGCCAAGATAAAGAAGTCTTCCGGCAGAACATGAAGAGGCGTCTGGAGACCTTCAAGTCAACAAAGCATAATGTCTGCTCCTCCAAGAACAAGGCCAGGCTGAAAGAAAAGGGCAGGAAAAAG AAGAACATCTCTTTAACCAAAGAGACACCCAATGGGAAGACGCACAGAAACATCCCCTGGCAGGAGGCGG ctcctgtccTGGTGATGGTCAgttcagaggaggaggagagcgaTAGCTCggagacagagagagaggaTGACGAAGGGATTGTGTTCATCGCTCGAGCCACCGATGAGGTTCTGCAGGGAAAGACAGCTCCTG gcagcctggacgtctgccccagcccctgcatcATCCCACCATCGCCCACCTTGGCAGAGAAGGAGCTTCCATGGAAAGGAGACCAGGCTGATCTGGCTGTTTATGTCTCCTCGGAGACCACCAAAATCGTGCCAGTGGATATGCAGAAGGCGTGGAACCAAAGCATCTCCTCCCTGGAGAGCATCGCTTCCCCCCCAGGCATCGAGAGCGGACCTCAGCACCGGAGATttgcctgccctgtgctggaggagcaACCCCAGTCTGCGAGCCAGGCGATGCCAGAGCAGAGCTCCTGCTTCCAGTTCCCCAGCCACATCTCTAAGAGCGGCCGGTCGCAGAGTGACAGCGGCCCCgatggtgctgagcagcaggagctgcagcctttgATGGCCAcagaggagcagggcagggtgctgccccCCACCGCAGAGCCCAGGTGGCTGATGTTCAACAGAGCGAGCCACCTCTGA
- the SLC9A5 gene encoding sodium/hydrogen exchanger 5 isoform X3 encodes MVSLSSILAVTFCGICCKKYVEANISQKSRTTVKYTMKTLASSSETIIFMFLGISAVDTSKWAWDTALVLGTLFFILLFRAVGVVLQTYVLNRFRLIPLDRIDQVVMSYGGLRGAVAFALVILLDRTKVKAKDYFVATTIVVVFFTVIVQGLTIKPLVTWLKVKRSDHHKPTLNEELHEHAFDHILAAVEDIVGHHGYHYWRDKWEQFDKKYLSQVLMRKSAYRLRDEIWDVYYKLNIRDAISFVDQGGHVLSAAKLALPSMPSRTSMSESSVTNLLRESGSGACLDLQVIDTVRSRRDKEDAAMHHVLRGSLYKPRRRYKASYSRHFISPDTQERQDKEVFRQNMKRRLETFKSTKHNVCSSKNKARLKEKGRKKKNISLTKETPNGKTHRNIPWQEAAPVLVMVSSEEEESDSSETEREDDEGIVFIARATDEVLQGKTAPGSLDVCPSPCIIPPSPTLAEKELPWKGDQADLAVYVSSETTKIVPVDMQKAWNQSISSLESIASPPGIESGPQHRRFACPVLEEQPQSASQAMPEQSSCFQFPSHISKSGRSQSDSGPDGAEQQELQPLMATEEQGRVLPPTAEPRWLMFNRASHL; translated from the exons ATGGTCTCGCTTTCCTCCATCCTGGC AGTCACCTTTTGTGGGATCTGCTGCAAGAAGTATGTGGAAGCCAATATCTCCCAGAAATCCCGCACCACGGTCAAGTACACCATGAAGACACTGGCTAGCAGCTCAGAGACCATTATCTTCATGTTTCTGGGCATCTCGGCTGTGGACACCTCCAAGTGGGCATGGGACACAGCACTGGTGCTGGGTACCCTGTTCTTTATCCTGCTCTTCAGAGCTGTGG GTGTTGTCCTCCAGACCTACGTGCTCAACCGCTTCCGCCTCATCCCCCTGGACAGGATCGATCAGGTGGTCATGTCATATGGTGGCCTCCGCGGAGCCGTGGCTTTCGCCCTGGTCATCCTTCTGGACAGGACAAAGGTGAAAGCCAAGGACTACTTTGTGGCAACGACCATCGTGGTGGTGTTCTTCACTGTCATTGTGCAG GGCCTCACCATCAAACCCCTGGTGACATGGCTGAAGGTGAAACGCAGTGACCATCACAAGCCCACGCTGAATGAGGAGCTGCATGAGCAC GCCTTTGACCACATCCTGGCAGCGGTGGAGGACATCGTGGGGCACCATGGCTACCATTACTGGCGGGACAA GTGGGAACAGTTCGACAAGAAGTACCTGAGCCAGGTCCTGATGCGGAAATCTGCCTACAGGCTGCGGGACGAGATCTGGGATGTCTACTACAAGCTGAACATCCGTGATGCTATCAGCTTCGTTGACCAG GGTGGCCATGTGCTCTCGGCTGCCAAGCTGGCGCTGCCTTCCATGCCCAGCCGCACATCCATGTCAGAGTCATCGGTCACAAACCTCCT GAGGGAGAGCGGGAGCGGCGCATGCCTGGACCTGCAGGTGATCGACACGGTGCGGAGCCGCCGGGACAAGGAGGATGCTGCCATGCACCATGTGCTGCGAGGGAGCCTCTACAAGCCCCGCCGGCGG TACAAGGCCAGCTACAGCCGTCACTTCATCTCTCCAGATACACAAGAGCGCCAAGATAAAGAAGTCTTCCGGCAGAACATGAAGAGGCGTCTGGAGACCTTCAAGTCAACAAAGCATAATGTCTGCTCCTCCAAGAACAAGGCCAGGCTGAAAGAAAAGGGCAGGAAAAAG AAGAACATCTCTTTAACCAAAGAGACACCCAATGGGAAGACGCACAGAAACATCCCCTGGCAGGAGGCGG ctcctgtccTGGTGATGGTCAgttcagaggaggaggagagcgaTAGCTCggagacagagagagaggaTGACGAAGGGATTGTGTTCATCGCTCGAGCCACCGATGAGGTTCTGCAGGGAAAGACAGCTCCTG gcagcctggacgtctgccccagcccctgcatcATCCCACCATCGCCCACCTTGGCAGAGAAGGAGCTTCCATGGAAAGGAGACCAGGCTGATCTGGCTGTTTATGTCTCCTCGGAGACCACCAAAATCGTGCCAGTGGATATGCAGAAGGCGTGGAACCAAAGCATCTCCTCCCTGGAGAGCATCGCTTCCCCCCCAGGCATCGAGAGCGGACCTCAGCACCGGAGATttgcctgccctgtgctggaggagcaACCCCAGTCTGCGAGCCAGGCGATGCCAGAGCAGAGCTCCTGCTTCCAGTTCCCCAGCCACATCTCTAAGAGCGGCCGGTCGCAGAGTGACAGCGGCCCCgatggtgctgagcagcaggagctgcagcctttgATGGCCAcagaggagcagggcagggtgctgccccCCACCGCAGAGCCCAGGTGGCTGATGTTCAACAGAGCGAGCCACCTCTGA